The DNA sequence tcctccttTCGCGGATTCCACCTTGTGCTCGCCTTGCACTTATCGCCCTTGCACTTTTCGCCCTTACCCTGGACTCGCTGTGCATATCCCTCACGATGTTAAGTCTAGGCATTGAAATTGAACATTGACGGCAGCGGTGGTTGGAAAGTCAAGCCCATGAAAAGCGGCATACTGCCAGTGGCAGCTAGGGCGCCCAAAAGTGAGGCCACAGAGAACAGGGTCTTTGGCAGGACCATACTGGCCCCAGAAGTTCTTGGGGATGTTCTTCACAATTGGCTTCGCCAACCAGcgatcttctcttctttcgtCTTCATTCCACGTCTTGGTGCCAGCGTCTTCCCGAGCGACTTTGACTTTCAATCTTTGAATCGAGTTGTCTTCGTTGGCGCATGAGGAGAGCAAAGATGGTAATGTTCTCATTTTTGAACGGTACTTTGAGTTCATGGAGTCGTCTTTTCGGTCTGTTGTCGATGACTTTGGCACAGTTTGCAGCAAATTTAAACGTAATGGAAAACTGGAATTCTCCGGCAAACACTGGCCATGCGTTTTATCATTGTCAATCATTTCTTGGATCCAGGCAACGCACTCTTAGATGAAGAGTTATCAGGAACGCTGTTATCTAGGAGCAAACCCGACGAGCAGTTGAAGAGAAAGCTCTCAGAAGTCTTGTCCTCGGGTGCTTCAGCATTGCCATCCTCCTGAGATTGAACATCAGCCCAGTCACCTATCATGGGCACACCTGTTGCTGCAGATGTTGCACTCTTACGAACCAACGCCCTGAACTTCTCGAGAGTTGGTTTATTAGCTATGCCCTCGGTCAGCGCAGCATCGCGATTGCCAAAGTCAATGCCGAAGCCAAAGACCCCAAAGTCGACGTGAACTCTACCAGGCATTGGCGGACCCAACACACTCGACCGGGCGCCAATCTCGGCATTGATGCAGATGGTGACGAGCCACAAGTCGAGAGTAAGTCGGACGCTATACACATACGGTGCCGTCATGGGGAACTAGGCCTCGCCAGAAATATGCAGTTTATCACTCAAAGACTATGCTATACCAAGATGTGGTGGATTATTCACTGCAGCTCCTTCAATTCCGCATGAGTAGGGTACGGCTCTCTTACCGTGATGCCTCATTCTATGCCTTTAGAATCCTACTCCTTCCAATAGCTTCAACTTCCCTAGCTGCTGAATACTTGCACGTAATTACACGTAACCAATCGGGCAGGGCGGTACGGGCCGTGGAGTCTATACAGTAGAATCCTTGTCAACGCACCATCATCTACTTCGTTGATCAAGGATTGGGCGAAATAAAGTCTAGACCAAAGGGAGAGACTAGTGAGTTTAGTGGTGAGCTGAACGTTAGATAGTTTCCAAAACCCCATCTAAGCCCATGCTAGCGGCATCTTTCTTGGCTGTCTcttgcaaaaaaagccctGCGTTATTGATCGTACTGCGGTGAACTAAACCGAATGCGCGCGTCTGAACATGCGACTAGATGGAGCTAATGATTTCTTAGCTGTGTCTTGGAAATGGCATTATTGATTGACCATCCAGCTGGAACTGGGGTTGAGGATGCCAAGACATATCGCTGGATCCAGAGAAGCGCCAAAGGCCCGTCATTCGGGAAGTACAGCTTGGATTAACTGGCTTCCACATTGAAAGGTTTACGGATACAGAAACTATGTCCAGTCTCAGCCTGACGTCTCATCTATCTTCAATCTGAGGGATGATCTAATACTGATCCTGCTGTGGTGGTCAAGTAACCAGCAAGTCAATTCAACCTTGAAGCTCCAATTTGCGCTTCAAAATGTCCTCTTCACATCGCAATCTTGTCCATCGACACGCTCAGAGCATTCTCTCTGGGAATACTCGCCCGCTGGCCCCAGGAGAAACCTGTCTCTATTCTTACTACGAACCTTCTCTCACCAGCGGCCTTCATCATGTCAAAGTCAGCCAAACAATCGAGGCACCAGCAGACCCCAGGGATTCTGATCAGAATACTCAAAAAGACGCAATCGAAGCCATTGAGCAGGCCTTCATTGCCGCTGCCCCTCGATTCTCTCTTCAGCCAGGAGCCGTTGACTCCGTTTTTCCTAAGCCCGGGACACAGGCGGAACATACAGTTCTGCCTCACATTGTTCTTACCGATCCGCATTTACCGTGGAGTAGAAGCCCATCAGCAGCACATCTTCCTCctgatgaagacgagaaaacAGATGGAAGTCGAACTACATGGCTTGCTCTGATGGTCTTTTCAATAGAAGAGCTTCAAATGGGCCAAGCTGACATTGATGATATCATGCGCTATGTGCCCAACGATTCGGGCGCAAAGCGCGAACAGAGTGAGACGGGCGctttgaggatgatggctcGTGATACACCGAAGCTGAATGGAGCAATCAATACGACTGTTTTTAACAAAATTGTAGATGCAAAAGACGCGGCTGAGTCTACTGATGTGGTGGTGTTGCCAGGCCAGCTATTTACGGCTTTGTTTACAGAGCCAGGCGGTGATGGTAGCAGGCTCAACGTGGCATCTTACAAACACATGGCTCATGTGAGACATATAGGAACAGACGGCATGGCAAATGCTGGTtccaaagatgatgatgcactATTCAGTATTGTCATCAGCCGTCGTACAGGCCTGATCGACTCCGATCTGCCCACGCCGTTGGTTGTTCACCTCTTGTCCCTTGTCTTTGACGAGAAGATGCCAGTTCCCACAGTCAACGACCGTGTAGCTATGACAAGTCTCCATAGCTGGACCTACACCTGTCTTCCATCACAAAATGTAGGCGGTAAATTTGAACTTTTGACTAATCTAGGGCAAGATTTGAACGTTTTAAGGACTAGAGACAATTCTCAGCCTAAGCCATTCGTCACTGGTGATGCCTCTGAAGACTTATCCATAGCTGATCTTATCGAAGCCCGGAAGGCTGACGGATACACGCTCTCGCCCACCCGCACAGTTACTGGCGAAGTGACTGCTGCGTTATTGCGCGGGCCTCTTGTGCCGAAGCGGGTCAAGCGTCCGCTACGAGATGGGTTTACGATGCAATCAAATCACGGCAGCGACCTGGCAATTTTCGATAACAAGCTTGGCCTTCTTGATATAACCTACTCGAGTGCCTGGCAGCTgggcaagaagctggccatggcggatGAGCCCTTCTGTGCTGCCCTTGCTCGATTACGGAGTGCAGTGCACGGTCGTGGCTTGGACGGCTCGAAACAAGAGATTCATGCTCTCTTTGGAGACGATGGACATGAACGTCGCACGAAAACAGCGGACAGTATGATCGATCTGGTTCAAGGCCTTGTTGATATCAACGCCAGCTTGCATGCATCTGGCGGTGCTGCGACGTCTCTCGCTCGAACCCGGTGGCGtcatcaagatgaagaggagataTCCCTCAAGAGCATTGATAAGCTCTCCCAAAACTCACCTCACATCTCAGCCCGCATGTCGTCCCAATCagacgcagcagctctcATGCTCGCCATGTCAGATAAAAGGGGCGTCATGCACGAGTACAACATAGCTGCTAGTCCCGACTATGCCTACATATACTCTTGGATCCTTAATAAAGTACATCTTGCCAATGTGCCTGCTAATTCTCTTATACCGGACCCTTTGTCTCTCCCGCAGGAAACTCTTCGGTTCTTCTTCATTGATGACAATTGGATTGATGCATTGATTGATGGAGCTCTGAGTCTGGCAAACCACTGGGGCTATACGCCAGATATGGACAAGTCGCGCATCGCTATCAAACTTGCTATTAATGAGCGTCTTCGAACTCCAGATGAGTCTCTTGGAGGCTGGCATGTTCCAATGCCTCGATACGGATTCCTATTACGCAGTCAACTACTCGTCCAGTTCCCAGATATTGCAGTCGAAGCAGTCTTCTCCGAGACCCGAAGTGAGCCGATATCGAAGACTGGAGGTAACTCCGGATCACAAACTCCTGCGAACACGCCTCCCAAGCAGCCTATCCTTGTTCAGAAGGGGCTGGCTCCAGATACCATGTACTGCCTATTCGATGCCGCGCCACCAGACCTCCGCCGAATCATCCTAAGAATGCCTCCACACCAACAGTTTTTCAAGATTGGACAGAAACTGACCAACGAGAAGCTGGCAGTGACGTGGAAGAAGCTCTATACGACAACGGAGGGGCCGAGCACTGCTCAACCAGGCGATACAGTTGGCTCTACTGACTTTGAGCCTACCGGAAAACCAGCGCCCGTGTTTGACTGGAGCCTACGGACACTTGACCCAGAGAGCTTTGTAACATTTTTGGTTAATCGTGAGCGCGAagggagggagaaggagttTTCTGATGAGGAGCCAACTTCGGCAGTGCTTGGACTGCAGCTGAACAATCCAATCCTTGAGCTGGATATCGGTGATGTATTTGTTAAACAGCAATGAAGATCCCGTTGGTCTATTCCAACTATCAACACCACCTCGACAGGAGTAGGCTGCCCCTTTACTCTTTCTTCCCCGTTGTTCCACTAGAGAGCTGGAAAGCATATAGACGTTAAATAGCGCGTATTCTATAAATACACACCATGTACATGATGAGGAGAAATTATACGAAACATTCTCACATTGTAGAACGGGAGCGATTGAAGCGCTTGATTTTTCAGTGATAAATcgtattttttaatatctaTAGATAGAGATGAGAAATATGTGCCACTCGTTTTAACTAAGATGTAGTATAATGATTAAAAGCTGgcaggccatggccaaaTGTTGGCTCAAAATATTAATGGCAGCAGGCAGCgcccaagagcaagaaaattaaataacAATGTGTTTTTAATATGGGGTGAGTGAGCCAAATAAAACTCCTATAATCGTCGACACCAAACTCTCTGCATCGCATTGAGAGCGCGCACTCAAACACCCTGCGCCTTCAAGAACTTGAAGATCTTCTGGAACGCTTGCGGGGCAACCTTGTGAAAGTTGAGATTGTGACTAATAGGCAGTTAGACTTTGTTCTTCTTAAAAAGATTGAGTTAGTTGGATCAAAATACTCACCCTGCTGGCAAATTGTCAACATACTCAAGGACTTTAGCTCCCGTGAATATATCCTTTGTGCCATTTACAACGCCGACGCAGTTGCCGCCACAGGCAGAAACGTCAAACTGGCCCTGGAGCACCAAGACAGGCGCCTTGATTGCGCTGTAGTCAACCGTGGTAGCCAACAGCGAGGGAAGTTCGCCAACCGCAAATGGCTCGCTGGCAACATTGTAAGTCCACTCAGCAACGCTGCGCTCAAAGTACGGAGCCGCATAGTAGACATAAGTCTCGGCATACAAATCCGAGCTGGTGATGTATCCAGAATCCAACTGCCCCCACCGCGCAGGGTTCTGCAACTTGGCAACGCGGAAGCCGGCGCCTGCAATAAAAGGGGGGAAGTAGTCAAAAGTGCCACTGTAGCCGGTCAATACGAGACTGTCGACGGCGACAtgagaggctgctgcggaAGAAATGTAGGAGCCGTAACTGTGGCCGACAAGAGCAATCTTGCTAGCATGAGCTTTGGTTTTGGCGTAGTTGACGAGGCCCTCTAGCACGGCAACTTCGACCTGGAATTGTGCGTCTGTGAACGAGTTGACTCTATCATAATCATGTGAGCATTTACCAAATTTCTTTGTAGCAATGTGTGAAGTTTCGACTTACTTTGGTGATGATCCAACGCCAATGCGGTCGTAGTAGAGGACTGAATAGCCTTgagcaatagcagcatcgACAAAGTTGTACTTTTCACTGCCTGGAAAGTTGGGTCGCCAGTAACTGTAGCACAGATGTCAGAGCCACTCCTCTCTACAATactcttttataataaaccAAGGCATGCACTTACAGCTTAGATTCGATGATTCCATGTGTAAGTATCAACGTCGGTCCTCCATTGCCGCACAATGTGGCGCCCACGGTGTAAGTGCTCTTCATAGCAGCCGCAGTGGATCCACTAATGGGAAGAGGATCGCTCGCCTTACTGAAATCTCGACGAGTCAAGTTGAGGCtcagcgcagcagcatcccAATCATCTTTGAGCGACGTTGCCAGAATGAATCGAGGCGTTGATACGGTAATCGGGATCTGAACATCTCGGCAACTAGCTGAGGCTGGCTGCGGCAGTGCTTGGACCGCCGCAGCGAAAACGGGAATTAATCGGTTGAAGAGCATCTTGTTAAAGAGGAAGACAGATGAGAACTCTCAAGTCTATTGCAGACAACTGTACGAGAAAAATATCGTCACTCTTGCTCGTTCATAGTTGCCATACTTATAAATTTCAACACAGCGTCTCTTCTCAGCAACTTGCTCTCAACTTGCTTCAACTCCCTAGTGACTCTGTTCAATTGGTAATCTCTTGATAAAGCTAGCCTTTGACGACAACTGCGGTTACATGTTTTGCTGCTTACGAGATCCAAAAGCGTCTTCCAACTCAATGTTGCGGTGCAAATATAATGCCTCTCGCATTCTTGAACCTTTTTCTTAACTTCTTTCGTAAGCTGGGATAGGTCAACTATGCGACTTAACTATAACGAGACATTGGTCATCCTTGTCAAACGCTGGCGGATATCCACAACAATGGAATCACGGGCggaaaaaaggaggataACGCAGCCGCTGGCCGGTGATTTAATTTGCCGCTACGTCATACAAGGATTTCGTCGGTAAAAACGCTTGTTCAGGAACACTTGAACAAATTAGCTCTTCGCCCTTGCATATGCTATTACGCTTAATACCCAATTGCATGCTGGGCTGTATGTTGCCCGATTTACGTGTATTTAGACTATACTCTTTGCGAAAAATAGGAGCATGCGTATCTTCCTTGACAATTCCTTAGTAATATGGTAAATAGTATCTCTCATGTACAATTATGTAAACCTCTTGTTGCGCTTGGGCATTTCCTTTTCGACTCCGTATCTATTTCGCCCAAGCTCTTGTGCGTATTATCCTTCTCTAGAGTATTTGACGGACCAGCTGCGCGATCTTATTTGTAATGGTTGATCCAGATTTCCAGGTCCCTTCGCTATTCGCCGTCTCGCACGATTGTCGTCGCTTGGCCTGCATCTCGTCCACAAATCTCGGCCACGTATTGGTCAAAACAAGATACTTGATATGGGCCTGAATGCTATCAAAGACTGTCAGATCAAACGATTCGGGAATCTCGCCATCATATTGTATCCTGGAGGCGTTTCGATCGCTTAGCTCGACGGGAGAACCAGCATCGCAGCAGTTGAAAGGAGCAATCTCAATATCGAACGATGTAGGTGAGTTTGTTGTTTGCTCGCCACAGACGCTTCGCGCAGCTGTTTCAAACATACTTGCGACGCGCTTAATCTCAGCAGAAGATAGGTTCAAGGGAAACTCGGCGTCTTTTGGGCTGATGAAGTCGATGTAAATCTCCAGTGCGTCGCTATACATTTTTCGTTTTTGATCGTCTGCCTGTCGCATGGACCAGCACGCCCTCCATTTCGCCACGCTGGTTAAGAAGGCAATGTTTTCTCCCGAAAAATCTCTCAAGGCAGAGAA is a window from the Trichoderma atroviride chromosome 5, complete sequence genome containing:
- a CDS encoding uncharacterized protein (EggNog:ENOG41), which codes for MTAPYVYSVRLTLDLWLVTICINAEIGARSSVLGPPMPGRVHVDFGVFGFGIDFGNRDAALTEGIANKPTLEKFRALVRKSATSAATGVPMIGDWADVQSQEDGNAEAPEDKTSESFLFNCSSGLLLDNSVPDNSSSKSALPGSKK
- a CDS encoding uncharacterized protein (EggNog:ENOG41); its protein translation is MSSSHRNLVHRHAQSILSGNTRPLAPGETCLYSYYEPSLTSGLHHVKVSQTIEAPADPRDSDQNTQKDAIEAIEQAFIAAAPRFSLQPGAVDSVFPKPGTQAEHTVLPHIVLTDPHLPWSRSPSAAHLPPDEDEKTDGSRTTWLALMVFSIEELQMGQADIDDIMRYVPNDSGAKREQSETGALRMMARDTPKLNGAINTTVFNKIVDAKDAAESTDVVVLPGQLFTALFTEPGGDGSRLNVASYKHMAHVRHIGTDGMANAGSKDDDALFSIVISRRTGLIDSDLPTPLVVHLLSLVFDEKMPVPTVNDRVAMTSLHSWTYTCLPSQNVGGKFELLTNLGQDLNVLRTRDNSQPKPFVTGDASEDLSIADLIEARKADGYTLSPTRTVTGEVTAALLRGPLVPKRVKRPLRDGFTMQSNHGSDLAIFDNKLGLLDITYSSAWQLGKKLAMADEPFCAALARLRSAVHGRGLDGSKQEIHALFGDDGHERRTKTADSMIDLVQGLVDINASLHASGGAATSLARTRWRHQDEEEISLKSIDKLSQNSPHISARMSSQSDAAALMLAMSDKRGVMHEYNIAASPDYAYIYSWILNKVHLANVPANSLIPDPLSLPQETLRFFFIDDNWIDALIDGALSLANHWGYTPDMDKSRIAIKLAINERLRTPDESLGGWHVPMPRYGFLLRSQLLVQFPDIAVEAVFSETRSEPISKTGGNSGSQTPANTPPKQPILVQKGLAPDTMYCLFDAAPPDLRRIILRMPPHQQFFKIGQKLTNEKLAVTWKKLYTTTEGPSTAQPGDTVGSTDFEPTGKPAPVFDWSLRTLDPESFVTFLVNREREGREKEFSDEEPTSAVLGLQLNNPILELDIGDVFVKQQ
- a CDS encoding uncharacterized protein (EggNog:ENOG41~SECRETED:SignalP(1-23)) — translated: MLFNRLIPVFAAAVQALPQPASASCRDVQIPITVSTPRFILATSLKDDWDAAALSLNLTRRDFSKASDPLPISGSTAAAMKSTYTVGATLCGNGGPTLILTHGIIESKLYWRPNFPGSEKYNFVDAAIAQGYSVLYYDRIGVGSSPKVNSFTDAQFQVEVAVLEGLVNYAKTKAHASKIALVGHSYGSYISSAAASHVAVDSLVLTGYSGTFDYFPPFIAGAGFRVAKLQNPARWGQLDSGYITSSDLYAETYVYYAAPYFERSVAEWTYNVASEPFAVGELPSLLATTVDYSAIKAPVLVLQGQFDVSACGGNCVGVVNGTKDIFTGAKVLEYVDNLPAGHNLNFHKVAPQAFQKIFKFLKAQGV